In Pedobacter heparinus DSM 2366, the following are encoded in one genomic region:
- a CDS encoding amidohydrolase family protein → MKKILLLFAFLLAVNYLFAQQTYPVNGTYDIRQGLYAFTNASIVISAQKTISNGTLLIKGQTIQATGSGLAIPKGYVVIDLKGKFIYPSLIDAFTSYGMPEATRTGSSGRQSIFTSTKKGAYGWNEAIKAETQASTMFSADNKKADELRKAGFGSVNVVNRDGIARGTSAAVTLSDEKENNTILNPQSAANYSFNKGTSQNDYPTSLMGAVALLRQTHYDAQWYSKQKEEYNISLDAFNKQQNIPQIFEADGWQNILRVDKIAKEFGKSYIIKSNGDEYQRITAVKATGASLIVPVNFIRAYNVEDTVEARDISLAQMKAWELAPTNPAALEKAGIRFSLSTHGLESVKDFWPNIAQAINNGLTKKQALLALTEIPAAMIGIADKTGTLETGKLANFIITSDSLFNKETVIEENWIQGKRFIVFKKDTGKDTSKLVAKKQEELKTDSPGALLFPFARFGNLAPLKQQNVLLKNATIWTNEKEGILQNADVLIENGKIKAVGKNLNAGNAKVIDATGKHITAGMIDEHSHIAMTGGINEGAQASSAEVRVGDIINSEDINIYRQLAGGVTTSQILHGSANPVGGQSQLIKLRWGKLPDELKFEGADGFIKFALGENVKQSNFSGSGARFPVTRMGVEQTFADQFTRAKAYKIEMAKKGNMARRDLELDAIVEILDNKRFITCHSYVQSEINMLMKVADSLGFRINTFTHILEGYKVADKMKARGISASTFSDWWAYKMEVAEAIPYNGKILHNIGITTAFNSDDAEMARRLNQEAGKAILYGDVPEEEALKFVTLNPAKMLHIDNRVGSLKVGKDADIVVWSAHPLSIYAKAEKTFIDGIPYWDIERDAELRKTQNEERARLILKMKESKDKGSKTQRPKAEIQRQFHCETIEDYSIELNESERSHNHE, encoded by the coding sequence ATGAAGAAAATCCTGCTCCTCTTCGCCTTTTTGTTAGCTGTAAATTATCTTTTTGCACAGCAAACTTATCCGGTTAATGGCACTTACGATATCCGACAGGGCTTATACGCCTTTACAAATGCCAGTATTGTAATCAGCGCTCAAAAAACCATTAGTAATGGTACACTATTGATTAAAGGACAAACCATACAAGCCACAGGTAGTGGACTGGCTATTCCTAAGGGCTACGTTGTGATCGACCTTAAAGGCAAATTCATTTATCCCTCACTTATTGATGCTTTTACCAGTTATGGAATGCCAGAAGCTACACGGACAGGAAGCAGTGGCCGGCAATCTATTTTTACCTCTACCAAAAAAGGGGCCTATGGGTGGAACGAAGCCATAAAGGCAGAAACCCAGGCCAGCACCATGTTTTCTGCCGATAATAAAAAGGCCGACGAACTGCGTAAAGCTGGTTTCGGCAGTGTTAATGTGGTTAACCGTGATGGCATTGCCCGCGGCACATCGGCCGCAGTAACTTTAAGTGATGAAAAAGAAAACAATACCATATTGAACCCCCAGTCGGCCGCCAATTACTCTTTTAACAAAGGGACCTCACAAAACGACTATCCAACATCTTTAATGGGGGCAGTTGCATTGTTGCGTCAAACCCATTACGATGCACAATGGTACAGTAAACAGAAGGAGGAATACAACATCTCTTTGGATGCCTTTAATAAGCAGCAAAACATTCCCCAGATCTTTGAGGCAGATGGCTGGCAAAATATACTGCGCGTAGATAAAATCGCTAAAGAGTTTGGCAAATCATATATTATCAAATCCAACGGAGATGAGTATCAACGGATAACTGCGGTTAAAGCAACCGGTGCCAGCCTCATTGTTCCGGTAAATTTTATTCGGGCATACAACGTAGAAGATACGGTTGAAGCAAGGGACATTAGCCTGGCCCAGATGAAAGCCTGGGAACTGGCCCCTACAAACCCCGCAGCACTTGAAAAAGCCGGCATCAGGTTTTCACTCAGTACGCATGGCCTCGAGAGTGTTAAGGATTTCTGGCCAAACATTGCCCAGGCTATCAACAATGGGTTAACAAAAAAACAAGCCTTACTGGCCCTTACAGAAATTCCGGCTGCAATGATTGGAATAGCCGATAAGACAGGCACGCTGGAAACCGGTAAGCTGGCCAATTTTATCATTACATCAGATAGCCTCTTTAACAAAGAAACCGTTATTGAAGAGAACTGGATACAGGGTAAGCGTTTTATCGTGTTTAAAAAAGATACCGGGAAAGACACCTCAAAGCTTGTGGCCAAAAAACAGGAAGAGCTAAAAACGGATAGCCCGGGAGCACTACTGTTCCCTTTTGCCCGTTTTGGCAACCTCGCCCCACTAAAGCAGCAAAACGTTTTGCTGAAAAATGCAACCATATGGACCAACGAAAAGGAAGGTATCCTGCAAAATGCAGATGTGCTTATAGAAAATGGTAAAATCAAAGCTGTTGGTAAAAACCTGAATGCCGGTAATGCTAAAGTAATTGATGCTACAGGAAAACACATTACCGCGGGAATGATAGATGAACACTCGCACATTGCCATGACCGGCGGTATCAATGAAGGGGCCCAGGCCTCTTCTGCAGAGGTTAGGGTGGGCGACATCATCAATTCTGAAGATATAAACATTTACCGCCAGCTTGCAGGTGGTGTAACCACTTCACAAATTCTCCATGGTTCTGCAAACCCCGTTGGCGGCCAATCACAACTCATTAAACTCAGATGGGGGAAACTGCCGGATGAACTTAAATTTGAAGGCGCTGATGGTTTTATAAAGTTTGCACTCGGAGAAAATGTGAAGCAGAGTAATTTTAGTGGCAGTGGCGCACGTTTTCCGGTAACCAGAATGGGGGTTGAACAAACCTTTGCAGATCAGTTTACACGTGCCAAAGCCTATAAGATTGAAATGGCAAAGAAAGGCAATATGGCCCGCCGCGACCTGGAACTTGATGCTATTGTTGAAATACTGGACAACAAACGTTTCATTACCTGCCACTCTTATGTACAGTCTGAAATCAACATGCTGATGAAGGTAGCCGATAGCCTGGGCTTCAGGATAAATACTTTTACCCACATTCTGGAAGGATATAAAGTGGCCGACAAGATGAAGGCTCGTGGCATCAGCGCTTCTACCTTCTCTGACTGGTGGGCATACAAAATGGAGGTAGCAGAGGCCATTCCCTATAACGGGAAAATACTGCACAACATAGGCATCACCACAGCATTTAACTCTGACGATGCTGAAATGGCCCGGCGTCTAAATCAGGAGGCCGGGAAAGCCATTTTATACGGAGATGTCCCGGAAGAAGAGGCGCTTAAATTTGTAACCTTAAACCCGGCAAAAATGCTGCATATAGACAACCGGGTTGGCAGTTTAAAAGTTGGTAAAGATGCAGATATCGTAGTCTGGTCTGCCCATCCTTTATCCATTTATGCAAAAGCAGAAAAGACCTTCATTGATGGAATCCCTTATTGGGATATAGAACGTGATGCCGAACTCAGAAAAACACAAAATGAAGAACGGGCAAGACTGATCCTGAAGATGAAAGAAAGTAAAGATAAAGGTTCCAAGACCCAACGCCCGAAAGCAGAAATACAGCGGCAATTCCATTGCGAAACGATTGAAGATTATTCTATTGAGCTGAATGAGTCAGAAAGGAGCCATAACCATGAATAA
- a CDS encoding amidohydrolase family protein, protein MNKYILILLPLAISLNCLAQANISPAKPQDTRTVIMGAKLHIGNGQVVETGYLIFDKGKITGVGDATVARIDLTGAIVITANGKQVYPGFIAPVTNLGLVEISSVKATLDYNEIGELNPHIRALVAYNTDSKVPATIRSNGVLMAQITPQGGTLSGSSSVVQLDAWNWEDAAIRKDDAQHLNWPVTSKFSSSGNRAMAQAEVFKERTQQAINDLEQLFAEAKAYAETDKPAVVNARLAAMRHLFDGSQKLFIHANAEKDIITAVKFAKKYGITPVLVGGDEAYLAIPFLKENNITVVVKEPHNLPNNSDDDVNLPYKNAGLLANAGINVVMSLHSYWQLRNLPFMAGTITAWGLDKEKALQTITLNTAKALGIEKIAGSLEIGKDATFFISSGDALDMKTNKVERAFIQGRDINLDNLHKQLDKKFSDKYLLKSLK, encoded by the coding sequence ATGAATAAGTACATTTTAATCCTCTTACCATTAGCCATTAGCCTGAACTGTCTGGCGCAGGCCAATATTTCTCCGGCAAAACCACAGGATACAAGAACAGTGATTATGGGGGCAAAACTACACATCGGTAACGGACAGGTTGTAGAAACCGGATACCTGATATTTGATAAAGGAAAAATTACCGGTGTAGGAGATGCTACAGTTGCCCGTATTGACCTTACAGGCGCCATAGTAATTACCGCAAATGGTAAACAGGTATATCCGGGTTTCATAGCGCCGGTTACCAATCTCGGACTGGTAGAGATCAGTTCAGTAAAGGCAACATTGGATTATAATGAAATTGGCGAACTGAACCCACACATCAGGGCCCTGGTAGCCTATAATACAGATTCAAAAGTACCCGCTACCATAAGGAGCAATGGTGTGCTGATGGCTCAGATTACACCTCAGGGTGGCACCTTGTCGGGCAGCTCATCAGTTGTACAGCTGGATGCCTGGAACTGGGAAGATGCAGCAATAAGAAAAGACGATGCCCAGCATTTAAACTGGCCGGTTACCTCAAAATTCAGCAGTTCGGGAAACAGGGCCATGGCCCAGGCCGAAGTTTTTAAAGAGCGCACACAGCAGGCGATTAATGACCTTGAACAGCTCTTTGCAGAAGCAAAAGCTTATGCCGAAACAGATAAACCAGCAGTGGTAAATGCCCGTCTGGCTGCCATGAGGCACCTGTTTGATGGTTCGCAAAAACTGTTTATCCATGCAAATGCAGAGAAAGACATCATTACTGCAGTAAAATTTGCAAAAAAATATGGCATTACACCGGTCCTGGTTGGTGGAGATGAAGCCTATCTGGCTATCCCCTTCTTAAAAGAGAACAATATTACGGTGGTGGTAAAGGAGCCACACAATTTGCCCAATAACAGCGACGACGATGTAAACCTGCCCTATAAAAATGCAGGTTTACTGGCCAATGCCGGAATCAATGTAGTGATGAGCCTGCACAGCTACTGGCAACTGCGGAACCTGCCTTTTATGGCAGGAACAATAACGGCCTGGGGTCTTGACAAAGAAAAAGCTTTACAAACCATTACCTTAAACACCGCTAAAGCATTAGGTATTGAAAAGATTGCGGGTAGCCTGGAAATCGGTAAGGATGCGACTTTCTTTATTTCGTCCGGGGATGCGTTGGACATGAAGACCAATAAAGTGGAAAGAGCGTTTATCCAGGGCAGGGATATCAATCTGGATAATCTTCATAAACAATTAGACAAAAAATTCAGTGACAAGTACCTGCTGAAAAGCTTAAAATAA